One Vigna unguiculata cultivar IT97K-499-35 chromosome 7, ASM411807v1, whole genome shotgun sequence genomic region harbors:
- the LOC114191317 gene encoding uncharacterized protein LOC114191317: MDQFRFNKTLILIGALSCLLLSTAASARHLLAAPVPLELTQFCSGTDNPALCVDTIAPVLAGNFDPVRAVEGEINATLQKASEIAASISKQLEDPATAKEALDALNICKTQYDDMLDSIKEALNMVVQMNVMEAYRKMSAVISYKSSCDDAYTESPGVEMPFRQEATTLFQLSGNCVTVLNTIVKTTTV; encoded by the coding sequence ATGGATCAGTTCAGATTCAATAAAACCCTTATCCTCATCGGAGCACTCTCTTGCCTCCTCCTATCCACCGCCGCCTCCGCCCGCCACCTTCTAGCCGCACCTGTCCCCCTTGAGCTTACACAATTCTGCAGCGGCACCGATAACCCGGCGCTCTGTGTGGATACCATCGCCCCCGTCCTCGCCGGTAACTTCGACCCCGTGAGAGCAGTGGAGGGCGAGATCAACGCCACCCTCCAGAAGGCCAGCGAGATCGCCGCTTCCATCTCCAAGCAGTTGGAAGATCCCGCCACCGCAAAGGAGGCCTTGGACGCACTCAACATCTGCAAGACTCAGTACGATGACATGTTGGACAGCATAAAGGAAGCTTTGAATATGGTGGTTCAAATGAACGTGATGGAGGCTTATCGCAAAATGAGCGCCGTGATTTCTTACAAATCCAGCTGCGACGACGCTTACACCGAGTCTCCCGGCGTCGAAATGCCCTTCCGCCAGGAGGCCACCACGCTCTTCCAGTTGAGTGGCAATTGCGTCACCGTCCTCAACACCATCGTTAAAACTACCACGGTGTAA